From one Conyzicola nivalis genomic stretch:
- a CDS encoding carbohydrate ABC transporter permease, with protein sequence MTTADLIGKLIQVVGGLAIFAAVVGLVLFFVDKAPKRQRDYVVLAAFVGPALVLLVGGLIYPAIRTTALAFFNRTGDPVGFENFIWAFTQPDAVRTLVNTVIWVVLVPTISTIAGLAYAVFIDKSRGEKFFKALVFMPMAISFVGAGIIWKFVYDYKSQGRDQIGLLNAVVVAFGGEPVQWLQSSPLNTFLLIAVMVWIQTGFAMVVLSAAIKGVPAEQIEAAQLDGTNAWQRFLNVTVPGIRGSLVVVVTTISIATLKVFDIVRTMTAGNFDTSVVANEMYTQAFRANEPGRGAALAVILFVLVLPIVIYNVRVLRSQKEVR encoded by the coding sequence ATGACCACAGCGGATCTCATCGGTAAGTTGATACAGGTCGTCGGAGGGCTCGCGATTTTCGCCGCCGTCGTCGGCCTCGTTTTGTTTTTCGTCGACAAGGCGCCGAAGCGCCAGCGCGACTACGTCGTCCTCGCGGCCTTTGTCGGCCCGGCCCTGGTGCTCCTCGTCGGGGGACTGATCTACCCGGCGATCCGCACCACGGCGCTCGCCTTCTTCAACCGCACGGGCGACCCCGTGGGTTTCGAGAACTTCATCTGGGCGTTCACGCAGCCCGACGCGGTGCGAACCCTGGTCAACACGGTCATCTGGGTCGTGCTGGTTCCCACCATCTCCACTATCGCGGGACTCGCCTACGCCGTCTTCATCGACAAGTCGCGTGGTGAGAAGTTCTTCAAGGCCCTCGTGTTCATGCCGATGGCCATCTCGTTCGTCGGTGCCGGAATCATCTGGAAGTTCGTCTACGACTACAAGTCGCAGGGGCGCGACCAGATCGGCCTGCTGAACGCCGTCGTCGTCGCGTTCGGCGGCGAGCCGGTCCAGTGGCTGCAGTCGTCACCGCTGAACACGTTCCTGCTCATCGCGGTCATGGTGTGGATCCAGACCGGATTCGCCATGGTCGTGCTCTCCGCGGCCATCAAGGGCGTGCCGGCCGAGCAGATCGAGGCCGCGCAGCTCGACGGCACCAACGCGTGGCAGCGGTTCCTGAACGTCACCGTCCCCGGGATCCGGGGCTCGCTCGTGGTCGTCGTGACGACCATCTCGATCGCGACCCTCAAGGTGTTCGACATCGTACGAACGATGACCGCCGGAAACTTCGACACCAGCGTCGTCGCCAACGAGATGTACACGCAGGCGTTCCGAGCCAACGAGCCCGGACGGGGCGCCGCACTGGCCGTCATCCTCTTCGTCCTGGTGCTCCCCATCGTCATCTACAACGTCCGAGTACTCCGCAGTCAGAAGGAAGTCCGATGA
- a CDS encoding ABC transporter substrate-binding protein, with protein sequence MSSAFKRRLLIPIAAAGVVGLALTGCTGDTQQSAEDTDCSEYESYGTFDGDEVTISGTIVETEADRLIASWADFATCTDITIDYQGSRDFEGNIAQLAEGGNAPDIGIVPQPGLVSLLAENGYLQPAPAEVEANTDEFWSPDWKAYSTFDDVFYGAPMLASVKGYIWYSPAEFEEKGYETPTTLDELMELTETIAADGDHLPWCAGMESGDATGWPGTDWIEDFVLREAGPDVYDQWVNHEIPFNDTAIVGAFDSAGEILKNSEYIDTESLISTPFQEGGLPILDGQCSLHHQASFYEVNWGEGVEVAPDGDVYAFLMPPADADDPLAVTGGGETVVAFETSDAITAVLTHMSSDTFANLRVEQGGTVSANTGVDPSLASSPLLEDTIEILQDPDATFRYDGSDLMPGAVGSNSFWKGIVGWLSGDSTQQTVDAIESSWPQ encoded by the coding sequence ATGAGTTCCGCTTTCAAGCGCCGTCTACTCATACCGATCGCTGCAGCAGGCGTCGTCGGTCTCGCGCTCACCGGCTGTACCGGCGACACCCAGCAGTCAGCAGAAGACACCGATTGCTCCGAATACGAGTCGTACGGAACGTTCGACGGCGACGAGGTCACGATCTCCGGCACCATCGTCGAAACCGAGGCAGACCGACTCATCGCATCGTGGGCCGACTTCGCCACCTGCACCGACATCACCATCGACTACCAGGGCAGCCGCGACTTCGAGGGCAACATCGCCCAGCTCGCCGAGGGTGGCAACGCCCCCGACATCGGAATCGTGCCTCAGCCCGGCCTCGTCTCGCTCCTCGCGGAGAACGGCTACCTCCAGCCGGCTCCCGCAGAGGTCGAGGCGAACACCGACGAGTTCTGGTCCCCCGACTGGAAGGCATACAGCACCTTCGACGACGTCTTCTACGGCGCCCCGATGCTCGCCAGCGTCAAGGGTTACATCTGGTACTCGCCGGCCGAGTTCGAGGAGAAGGGCTACGAGACGCCCACGACCCTCGACGAGCTCATGGAGCTGACCGAGACCATCGCGGCCGACGGGGACCACCTCCCCTGGTGCGCCGGCATGGAATCCGGTGACGCAACGGGTTGGCCCGGAACCGACTGGATCGAAGACTTCGTGCTCCGCGAGGCGGGCCCCGACGTCTACGACCAGTGGGTGAACCACGAGATCCCGTTCAACGACACCGCCATCGTCGGAGCATTCGACTCCGCCGGAGAGATCCTGAAGAACTCGGAGTACATCGACACCGAGTCGCTCATCTCCACCCCGTTCCAGGAGGGTGGCCTGCCCATCCTCGACGGACAGTGCTCGCTGCACCACCAGGCATCGTTCTACGAGGTCAACTGGGGCGAGGGCGTCGAGGTCGCACCCGACGGTGACGTCTACGCGTTCCTGATGCCGCCCGCAGACGCTGACGACCCGCTCGCCGTGACCGGCGGTGGCGAGACCGTCGTCGCCTTCGAGACGAGCGACGCGATCACCGCCGTGCTCACGCACATGTCGAGCGACACGTTCGCCAACCTGCGCGTCGAACAGGGCGGAACGGTCAGCGCCAACACCGGCGTCGACCCGTCGCTCGCGTCCAGCCCGCTGCTGGAAGACACCATCGAGATCCTCCAGGACCCCGACGCGACGTTCCGCTATGACGGTTCCGACCTCATGCCGGGCGCCGTCGGCTCGAACTCGTTCTGGAAGGGCATCGTCGGCTGGTTGAGCGGCGACAGCACGCAGCAAACCGTCGACGCTATCGAGAGCAGCTGGCCGCAGTAG
- the rplL gene encoding 50S ribosomal protein L7/L12 — protein sequence MAKLSSEELIEAFKELTLIELSEFVKKFEEVFEVTAAAPVAVAAAGGAAAAVEEVEEKDSFDVILESAGEKKIQVIKEVRALTSLGLGEAKAVVDGAPGAVLEGVNKETAEKAKAQLEEAGATVTLK from the coding sequence ATGGCAAAGCTGTCAAGCGAAGAGCTCATCGAAGCCTTCAAGGAACTGACTCTCATTGAGCTCAGCGAGTTCGTCAAGAAGTTCGAAGAGGTCTTCGAGGTCACCGCCGCCGCTCCCGTCGCAGTTGCTGCTGCCGGTGGCGCTGCTGCTGCCGTCGAAGAGGTCGAGGAGAAGGATTCCTTCGACGTCATCCTCGAGTCGGCTGGCGAGAAGAAGATCCAGGTCATCAAGGAGGTCCGCGCGCTCACGAGCCTCGGACTCGGCGAGGCCAAGGCTGTCGTAGACGGCGCCCCCGGCGCAGTCCTCGAGGGTGTCAACAAGGAGACCGCCGAGAAGGCAAAGGCTCAGCTCGAAGAAGCTGGCGCCACCGTCACGCTCAAGTAG
- the rplJ gene encoding 50S ribosomal protein L10 yields MANKEASVAELTEKFRSSNAVLLTEYRGLTVAQLKSLRKSLSADATYAVVKNTLTKISANAAGITSFDDELTGPSAIAFVHGDTVAVAKVLRDFAKANPLLVVKSGYLDGNSLTANDVAKLADLESREVLLAKMAGAIKASLFGAAYLFNAPLSKAVRTVEALREKQESAN; encoded by the coding sequence ATGGCGAACAAGGAAGCATCGGTTGCCGAGCTTACGGAAAAATTCCGTAGCTCCAACGCCGTTCTGCTCACCGAGTACCGCGGTCTCACTGTTGCCCAGCTCAAGTCGCTGCGCAAGTCACTCAGTGCAGACGCAACGTACGCCGTGGTAAAGAACACGCTGACCAAGATCTCGGCCAACGCGGCAGGTATCACTTCGTTTGACGACGAACTGACCGGCCCGTCCGCGATCGCATTTGTGCACGGAGACACTGTCGCCGTCGCAAAGGTTCTGCGCGACTTTGCCAAGGCAAACCCGCTGCTCGTCGTGAAGAGCGGTTACCTCGACGGTAACTCGCTCACCGCGAACGACGTTGCGAAGCTCGCCGACCTCGAATCCCGTGAAGTGCTGCTTGCCAAGATGGCCGGCGCAATCAAGGCTTCGCTGTTCGGTGCGGCATATCTCTTCAACGCTCCGCTCTCGAAGGCCGTTCGCACGGTCGAGGCGCTGCGTGAGAAGCAGGAGTCCGCGAACTAG
- a CDS encoding NAD-dependent epimerase/dehydratase family protein, whose translation MRILVTGGSGKLGSAVVTGLTEAGHSVVNLDVAGERGPGFLRIDLTDYGQVVDAFSGVDDKYSAVDAVVHLAAIPAGGIHADSATFHNNMNATFNVFQAARRAGITTIVYASSETLLGIPLEIDPPYLPLDEDYPSRPESMYAVTKHLEEELAQKLVRWDPALSITALRFSNVMDAGDYAAFEGYQDDITLRRWNAWGYIDSRDGAQAVLKALELAAPGFDRFIIAAADTVMRTPSSELAAAGFPGVELKREVAGTESLLSIEKARRVLGYEPRHSWRD comes from the coding sequence ATGCGCATTCTCGTCACGGGCGGTTCAGGAAAACTCGGTTCGGCCGTCGTAACCGGCCTCACGGAAGCCGGCCACTCGGTCGTCAACCTCGACGTGGCGGGGGAGCGCGGTCCCGGTTTCCTCCGCATCGACCTGACCGACTACGGCCAGGTCGTCGACGCGTTCTCGGGGGTCGACGACAAGTACAGCGCGGTCGACGCCGTCGTGCACCTCGCGGCCATCCCGGCGGGCGGCATCCACGCCGACTCGGCGACGTTCCACAACAACATGAACGCCACCTTCAACGTGTTCCAGGCCGCGCGACGGGCCGGCATCACAACGATCGTCTACGCCTCGAGCGAGACGCTGCTCGGCATCCCGCTCGAGATCGACCCGCCCTACCTGCCGCTCGACGAGGACTACCCGTCGCGCCCCGAGTCGATGTACGCGGTCACCAAGCACCTCGAGGAGGAACTCGCGCAGAAGCTCGTGCGCTGGGACCCCGCGCTGAGCATCACCGCACTGCGCTTCTCCAACGTGATGGACGCGGGCGACTACGCGGCGTTCGAGGGATACCAGGACGACATCACGCTGCGCCGGTGGAACGCGTGGGGGTACATCGACTCGCGCGACGGCGCACAGGCCGTGCTCAAGGCGCTCGAGCTCGCCGCCCCGGGCTTCGACCGGTTCATCATCGCCGCGGCCGACACGGTGATGCGCACGCCGAGCTCCGAGCTCGCCGCGGCCGGCTTTCCCGGCGTCGAGCTGAAGCGCGAGGTGGCCGGCACCGAGAGCCTGCTCTCGATCGAGAAGGCGCGGCGCGTGCTGGGCTACGAGCCGCGGCACAGCTGGCGTGACTGA
- a CDS encoding sensor histidine kinase, whose product MRLSRARWTLRQRLVFGIVALLAAVSFVVGAVSVLALNDSLVGKLDDQVVSASSRFQNIADRPGPGDGSGGRPPGDTAPLAGLPPGTVAGYNLGGTVVAVVLDDELDVTALTATQNARLAALTVEDTPVTVDLGGDLGEYRFVLTTASSQEKVLIGMSLAEVHSTVNQVLLVVVLVTLAGLVAAFAVGTAIVRVALRPLERVVATASHVAELPLERGEVALAVRVPDEDSDPRTEVGQVGAAINRMLGHVSAALTAREASEKKVRTFVADASHELRTPLASIRGYSELTRRGGHELPADVVHALARVEAESIRMTSLVEDLLLLARLDDGRSLESLPVDLGQLLTDAVSDAYAAGPDHEWALELPEQPVLVVGDGARLHQVVANLLANARVHTPAGTTVVTSVSLSGGFADVRVSDDGPGIDERVRDTVFERFARGDSSRSRVAGSTGLGLAIVAAIVEAHGGSVGVESEPGNTVFTVSLPIHAD is encoded by the coding sequence ATGCGGCTTTCCCGCGCCAGGTGGACCCTGCGTCAGCGGCTGGTCTTCGGCATCGTTGCCCTGCTCGCCGCCGTGAGCTTCGTCGTCGGCGCGGTGAGCGTGCTCGCCCTGAACGATTCTCTCGTCGGCAAGCTCGACGACCAGGTGGTGTCGGCGAGCAGCCGCTTCCAGAACATCGCCGACCGCCCGGGGCCGGGCGATGGGTCGGGCGGGCGACCTCCCGGCGACACGGCGCCGCTCGCGGGACTGCCGCCGGGCACGGTGGCCGGGTACAACCTGGGCGGCACGGTCGTCGCTGTGGTGCTCGACGACGAGCTCGACGTCACAGCGCTCACCGCGACGCAGAACGCCCGGCTCGCGGCGCTGACCGTCGAAGACACACCCGTCACCGTCGACCTCGGCGGCGACCTCGGCGAATACCGCTTCGTGCTGACGACGGCGAGCTCGCAGGAGAAGGTGCTCATCGGCATGTCTCTCGCCGAGGTGCACTCCACGGTGAACCAGGTGCTGCTCGTCGTGGTGCTGGTGACCCTCGCCGGGCTCGTGGCCGCGTTCGCGGTGGGCACGGCGATCGTGCGCGTCGCCCTGCGGCCGCTCGAACGGGTCGTCGCCACGGCATCCCACGTCGCCGAGCTTCCGCTCGAACGCGGCGAGGTCGCGCTGGCCGTGCGGGTGCCCGACGAAGACTCCGACCCGCGCACCGAGGTCGGCCAGGTCGGTGCCGCCATCAACCGCATGCTCGGGCACGTCTCGGCCGCCCTCACCGCTCGCGAGGCGAGCGAGAAGAAGGTGCGCACCTTCGTGGCGGATGCCAGCCACGAGTTGCGCACGCCCCTCGCGTCCATCCGCGGATACTCCGAGCTCACGCGCCGCGGCGGCCACGAACTGCCCGCAGACGTCGTGCACGCCCTCGCGCGGGTGGAAGCCGAATCGATCCGCATGACCTCCCTCGTCGAAGACCTGCTGTTGCTCGCCCGGCTCGACGACGGACGCAGTCTCGAAAGCCTGCCGGTCGACCTCGGTCAGCTGCTCACCGACGCGGTGAGCGACGCCTACGCGGCCGGCCCCGATCACGAGTGGGCCCTGGAACTTCCCGAGCAGCCGGTGCTGGTCGTCGGCGACGGCGCCCGGCTGCATCAGGTGGTCGCGAACCTGCTGGCCAACGCGCGGGTGCACACGCCCGCCGGAACGACGGTCGTGACATCCGTATCTCTGAGCGGCGGCTTTGCCGACGTGCGCGTGTCCGACGACGGCCCCGGCATCGACGAGCGGGTGCGCGACACCGTCTTCGAGCGCTTCGCGCGAGGCGACAGCTCGCGGTCTCGGGTGGCAGGCAGCACGGGTCTCGGGCTGGCGATCGTCGCGGCCATCGTCGAGGCGCACGGCGGGTCGGTGGGGGTCGAGAGCGAGCCGGGTAACACGGTGTTCACGGTGTCGCTACCCATCCACGCGGATTGA
- a CDS encoding response regulator transcription factor — MSKEEPVSRHVGSTQPPRLTRVDGTPIRVVVVDDEDSLTDLLSMALRYEGWDVKIASDGRTAMALTREFRPDVIVLDIMLPDIDGLQVLTRLRADGINTPILFLTAKDSLDDRIVGLTVGGDDYVTKPFSLEELVARLRGLIRRSTLVLSESDDSYLTVGDLSLDEDSYEVRRADTVIELTATEFELLRYLMRNPRRVLSKSQILDRVWSYDFGGKSSVVELYVSYLRKKIDTLGEPMIHTVRGVGYVLKPAN; from the coding sequence ATGAGCAAAGAAGAGCCGGTTTCGCGTCACGTCGGATCCACCCAGCCCCCGCGGCTGACCCGGGTGGACGGGACCCCGATCAGGGTCGTCGTCGTCGACGACGAGGATTCGCTCACCGACCTGCTGTCGATGGCCCTGCGCTACGAGGGCTGGGACGTGAAAATCGCGTCCGACGGCCGCACGGCGATGGCGCTCACCCGGGAGTTCCGGCCCGACGTGATCGTGCTCGACATCATGCTGCCCGACATCGACGGCCTGCAGGTCCTCACCCGGCTGCGCGCCGACGGCATCAACACCCCGATCCTCTTCCTCACCGCGAAAGACTCCCTCGACGACCGCATCGTCGGCCTCACCGTTGGCGGCGACGACTACGTCACCAAGCCGTTCAGCCTCGAAGAACTGGTGGCGCGCCTGCGCGGGCTCATCCGTCGCTCCACCCTCGTGCTCAGCGAGAGCGACGACTCCTATCTCACCGTCGGCGACCTCAGCCTCGACGAGGACTCCTACGAGGTGCGCCGTGCCGACACCGTGATCGAACTCACCGCCACCGAGTTCGAACTGCTGCGGTACCTCATGCGCAATCCGCGCCGGGTGCTGAGCAAGAGCCAGATCCTCGACCGCGTCTGGAGCTACGACTTCGGTGGCAAGTCCAGCGTCGTCGAGCTCTATGTCTCCTACCTGCGCAAGAAGATCGACACCCTCGGCGAACCGATGATCCACACCGTGCGCGGCGTCGGGTACGTGCTGAAGCCGGCGAACTGA
- a CDS encoding YqaJ viral recombinase family protein codes for MLSLWDEPAPDHRSRVLANSSDRVAWLRARSRGVTATDVARLSSERSLSSVAFDKINGSSFGGNAYTDHGNAREPEIARWVRSAHGIHPSSELFHAHGERSHLATPDGVAIIDGAVVLAEIKTTSSLWKSVPRSYLRQIWWQQYVLGADRTLLVWEQHLDFVPVDVEPKTRWIERDDNEIHVLVGLANKLLGMMRR; via the coding sequence ATGCTTTCCCTCTGGGACGAGCCGGCCCCCGACCACAGGTCACGCGTCCTGGCGAACTCCTCCGACCGCGTCGCGTGGTTGCGTGCGCGCAGCCGCGGTGTCACGGCGACCGATGTCGCGCGCCTGTCGAGCGAGCGATCGCTGAGCTCGGTGGCGTTCGACAAGATCAACGGCAGCTCGTTCGGCGGCAACGCCTACACCGACCACGGAAACGCGCGAGAACCGGAGATCGCCCGCTGGGTGCGATCGGCTCACGGCATCCACCCGAGTTCCGAACTGTTCCATGCACACGGCGAGCGATCCCACCTGGCCACTCCCGACGGGGTCGCGATCATCGACGGCGCAGTGGTGCTCGCCGAGATCAAGACCACGTCGTCGCTCTGGAAGAGTGTGCCGCGTTCGTACCTGCGTCAGATCTGGTGGCAGCAGTACGTGCTCGGAGCGGACCGCACCCTGTTGGTGTGGGAGCAGCACCTCGATTTCGTGCCGGTGGATGTCGAGCCCAAGACGCGCTGGATCGAACGCGACGACAACGAGATCCACGTGCTGGTCGGGCTCGCCAACAAGCTGCTCGGCATGATGCGCCGCTAG
- a CDS encoding GNAT family N-acetyltransferase, giving the protein MSHTVVVRPVRDVDSEELGRVQAACWHETYDHLVSEAALTRLSPKRMAELWIHYAGLGPEYSHVALLVDGEIVGFAGAGPSRDPELPDTRELYFVYLRHEFHGQGLGQRLFDAVIDPGPAFLWVAKDYPTAHHFYERNGFRLDGAEHIEPFLGEQIHEVRFVR; this is encoded by the coding sequence ATGAGCCACACCGTAGTAGTTCGTCCCGTGCGCGACGTCGATTCCGAGGAGCTGGGACGCGTGCAGGCCGCGTGCTGGCACGAAACCTACGACCACCTCGTGAGCGAGGCCGCCCTCACCCGGCTCTCACCCAAGCGCATGGCCGAGCTGTGGATCCACTACGCCGGCCTCGGCCCCGAGTACTCCCACGTGGCCCTGCTCGTCGACGGCGAGATCGTCGGCTTCGCGGGCGCCGGCCCCAGCCGCGATCCGGAGCTGCCCGACACCCGCGAGCTGTATTTCGTCTACCTGCGCCACGAGTTCCACGGCCAGGGCCTCGGGCAGCGCCTGTTCGACGCCGTCATCGACCCGGGCCCCGCATTCCTGTGGGTGGCCAAGGACTACCCGACGGCGCACCACTTCTACGAGCGCAACGGTTTCCGTCTCGACGGCGCCGAGCACATCGAGCCGTTCCTCGGCGAACAGATCCACGAGGTGCGCTTCGTGCGCTGA
- a CDS encoding NUDIX domain-containing protein, which produces MYSAENPPTDNPRVRVTDVRLLSDNWYRLHTTTFDLQGDDGSWSTQSRETYDRGNGATILLYDVDRRTVLLTSQFRYPAYINGHPGGMLIETAAGLLDDDDPETAIRREAIEETGHRVGEVTHVFDAFMSPGSVTERLHFYAAPYDAGTREHAGGGLADEGEHIDLVELGIDEALAMIDGGEIIDAKTIMLLQWAVLRGPFSGSVGA; this is translated from the coding sequence ATGTACAGCGCAGAAAACCCGCCAACCGACAACCCACGCGTCAGGGTCACCGACGTTCGACTGCTGAGCGACAACTGGTACCGCCTGCACACGACGACCTTCGACCTGCAGGGCGACGACGGTTCATGGTCGACCCAGTCCCGGGAGACCTACGACCGGGGTAACGGCGCGACGATCCTGCTCTACGACGTGGACCGCCGCACCGTGTTGCTCACCTCGCAGTTCCGCTACCCCGCCTACATCAACGGGCATCCGGGCGGAATGCTGATCGAGACGGCGGCGGGGCTGCTCGACGACGACGACCCGGAGACCGCGATCCGCCGTGAGGCGATCGAGGAGACCGGCCACCGGGTGGGCGAGGTCACGCACGTGTTCGACGCGTTCATGAGTCCGGGCTCGGTCACCGAGCGCCTGCACTTCTACGCGGCACCCTACGACGCGGGCACACGGGAACACGCGGGCGGCGGGCTCGCCGACGAGGGCGAGCACATCGACCTCGTCGAACTGGGCATCGACGAGGCGCTGGCGATGATCGACGGCGGCGAGATCATCGACGCCAAGACGATCATGCTGCTGCAGTGGGCGGTGCTGCGCGGCCCGTTCTCGGGTAGCGTCGGAGCATGA
- a CDS encoding NADP-dependent oxidoreductase — MRAILMGGAGGPEVLECGTAEVPVSVNSEFLVRVVAAGVNPTDAKTRAGRGVTPAIGSFPIILGNDFSGIVEAVPYEGHPIKVGDEVYGMTGFPRFGGSYAEYVTVSSLSIARKPKSLSHVEAAGVPLAALTAWGMVVEVAKAHEGQRILIHAGAGGVGHFAVQFARFFGAYVIATGSTRNLAWLTELGANETVDYTSERFDEVLDEVDVVIDLVGNVHDDTGTRSLSILRHGGLIINAPTGSWPSFIDDATAAGLRATTYKVAPDGTNLAVISRLLESGDVRVFVDQVFEMDAAADAHRSLETGHTRGKIVLKVSDY, encoded by the coding sequence ATGCGAGCCATCCTTATGGGCGGCGCAGGCGGACCCGAAGTTCTCGAGTGCGGAACCGCCGAAGTGCCCGTGAGCGTGAACTCCGAGTTCCTCGTGCGCGTCGTCGCGGCGGGCGTGAACCCGACCGACGCGAAGACCAGGGCCGGGCGCGGGGTCACCCCGGCCATCGGCTCGTTCCCGATCATCCTCGGCAACGACTTCAGCGGGATCGTCGAGGCGGTGCCCTACGAGGGCCACCCGATCAAGGTCGGCGACGAGGTGTACGGCATGACCGGCTTCCCCCGCTTCGGCGGCAGCTACGCCGAGTACGTCACGGTGTCGAGCCTGAGCATCGCGCGCAAGCCCAAGTCGCTCTCGCACGTGGAGGCGGCCGGGGTACCGCTCGCCGCGCTCACCGCGTGGGGCATGGTCGTCGAGGTGGCCAAGGCGCACGAGGGCCAGCGCATCCTGATCCACGCCGGCGCGGGCGGCGTCGGCCACTTCGCCGTGCAGTTCGCCCGCTTCTTCGGCGCGTACGTCATCGCGACGGGATCCACCCGCAATCTGGCATGGCTCACCGAACTCGGCGCCAACGAGACCGTCGACTACACGAGCGAGCGCTTCGACGAGGTGCTCGACGAGGTCGACGTCGTCATCGACCTCGTCGGCAACGTGCACGACGACACCGGAACGCGTTCGCTGTCGATCCTGCGGCACGGCGGCCTCATCATCAACGCGCCCACCGGCAGCTGGCCGTCGTTCATCGACGACGCCACCGCGGCCGGGCTGCGGGCCACCACCTACAAGGTGGCGCCCGACGGGACGAACCTCGCCGTCATCTCGCGCCTACTGGAGTCGGGCGACGTTCGCGTCTTCGTCGACCAGGTGTTCGAGATGGATGCCGCGGCCGACGCACACCGTTCGCTCGAGACCGGGCACACGCGGGGCAAGATCGTGCTGAAGGTCAGCGACTACTGA
- a CDS encoding GNAT family N-acetyltransferase produces the protein MTVTVRIAGPDDAALLHRLAAATFALACPPGTTDEAVADFVATNLSEAKFAGYLADPARDLLIVDADGVATGYTMLVAEEPYDADVAQVVTLRPTVELSKFYMLATAHGTGASAVLMQHSVDVARARGAASVWLGVNQLNARANRFYEKNGFERVGTKQFLVGGKLEDDFVRERTLQ, from the coding sequence ATGACTGTCACCGTTCGAATAGCGGGCCCGGATGACGCGGCTCTCCTTCACCGCCTGGCCGCGGCCACGTTCGCCCTCGCGTGTCCTCCCGGCACGACCGACGAGGCGGTCGCCGACTTCGTGGCGACCAACCTCTCCGAGGCGAAGTTCGCCGGCTACCTCGCCGATCCCGCCCGCGACCTGCTGATCGTGGATGCCGACGGCGTCGCGACCGGTTACACCATGCTCGTGGCCGAGGAGCCCTACGACGCCGACGTCGCCCAGGTGGTGACGCTGCGACCCACCGTGGAGCTCAGCAAGTTCTACATGCTGGCCACCGCGCACGGCACCGGCGCGTCGGCGGTACTGATGCAGCACAGCGTCGACGTCGCCAGGGCTCGAGGCGCAGCATCCGTCTGGTTGGGAGTCAACCAACTCAACGCGCGCGCCAACCGCTTCTACGAAAAGAACGGTTTCGAGCGCGTCGGCACGAAGCAGTTTCTCGTCGGCGGCAAGCTCGAAGACGACTTCGTGCGCGAGCGCACGCTTCAGTAG
- the rplA gene encoding 50S ribosomal protein L1: MATKSKAYRAAADKIEEGKFYSPSEAVSVARTTGSAKFDSTVEVALKLGVDPRKADQMVRGTVILPHGTGKTARVIVFATGAAAEAAIAAGADEVGGAELIEKVAAGYVGFDSAVSTPELMGQVGRLGKVLGPRGLMPNPKTGTVTMDTAKAVSEIKGGKIEFRVDKHSNVHFVAGKASFSEDQLAENIKAALDEIVRVKPSSSKGRYITKGTVSTTFGPGIPLDVNAI; this comes from the coding sequence ATGGCTACGAAATCCAAGGCCTACCGCGCCGCTGCCGACAAGATCGAAGAAGGCAAGTTCTACAGCCCGAGCGAGGCCGTTTCGGTCGCGCGCACCACGGGTTCCGCAAAGTTCGACTCCACGGTTGAGGTCGCCCTCAAGCTCGGTGTCGACCCCCGCAAGGCTGACCAGATGGTCCGCGGAACGGTCATCCTTCCTCACGGAACCGGTAAGACCGCCCGCGTCATCGTCTTCGCCACCGGCGCAGCGGCCGAGGCCGCTATCGCTGCAGGCGCCGACGAGGTCGGTGGAGCAGAGCTCATCGAGAAGGTCGCGGCCGGCTACGTCGGATTCGACTCCGCCGTCTCGACCCCCGAGCTCATGGGCCAGGTCGGCCGTCTCGGTAAGGTACTCGGCCCGCGTGGCCTCATGCCGAACCCGAAGACCGGAACCGTGACCATGGACACGGCCAAGGCCGTCTCCGAGATCAAGGGCGGAAAGATCGAGTTCCGCGTCGACAAGCACTCCAACGTGCACTTCGTCGCAGGCAAGGCTTCCTTCTCGGAAGACCAGCTCGCCGAGAACATCAAGGCTGCCCTTGATGAGATCGTGCGCGTCAAGCCGTCGAGCTCCAAGGGCCGCTACATCACCAAGGGCACCGTTTCGACGACCTTTGGTCCTGGCATCCCGCTGGACGTCAACGCGATCTAA